The Choristoneura fumiferana chromosome 11, NRCan_CFum_1, whole genome shotgun sequence genome includes a region encoding these proteins:
- the LOC141432970 gene encoding uncharacterized protein, translating to MMDMLERSSGPTQAQAHSIPFSQDSWDALVIYIIVTKLDTDSHKEWEEEISTLNIQELPKFSKLQNFLEKRFRVLEMMQSTLINVKNDQGIEYTLRALLDPCSQESFMSESTAQTMGLKRTHVNGHVSGLGQMRTPIRFSVDLEISSRIKPEKTLRITTYLVKRVTSIMPSEKLPIENWSHLRDLELADPTYYQPGHIDILLGVDVYNEMILTDLRKGNPGSPIALQTHLGWIISGKVNIDEDNKDKPFVSMHLNMELNTMLRRFWELETTEEEKETMTAEEIRAEEIYEKTTKREEDGRYIVELPFRREPPILPSNSREIAIKRWNSLENRLEKSSQLKRDYNQVIEEYLALNHLEKIDKETRSENCVYLPHHAVIREDKETSRTRVVFDASCKGNNGVSLNDELLIGPQLIEELRSIMLRWRKHRIAFVADIEKMYRQIRIQQNQTDYQRIVWRSDPTEPLGEYRLLTVTFGTSCAPYLAVKTLRRVAIDEGSNCPEAKRIILQDFYMDDLLSGKDNLEEAIEVQREITRILKLGGFKLQKWCSNSTDFMKELKDKENSEETNRTEIQIKEKIKTLGITWEVKEDKLTILNQLKDTEETNFTKRRVLADIASLFDPMGWIAPAIIIAKILMQKMWREGIDWDEELPEKLQGEWLQFKRELPELKKVKLNRWIHTSQESYLELHGFADASASAYAAVIYARVVNGSGEVKVSLLSAKTKVSPIKLVSLPRLELCAATLLSKHLKQIAKTLKVDRIKGRKDVYAWSDSQVVLAWIHGDPMRWKPFVKNRVVEIIETIEPARWFYVNTKHNPADPASRGVMPMKLLAMELWWNGPEMLKKKEIELVRGKIIDTALEKKKSIVTALIINQTENEEKLTLLKRYSTIDKLVVLVITALDKQELERH from the exons ATGATGGACATGTTGGAGCGGTCTAGCGGGCCTACGCAAGCTCAAGCTCACAGTATCCCCTTCTCTCAAGA TTCGTGGGACGCACTTGTCATCTATATCATTGTTACAAAGCTTGATACAGACTCTCATAAGGAGTGGGAAGAAGAAATAAGCACCTTAAATATACAAGAGCTACCTAAATTCTCCAAGTTACAGAATTTCCTAGAAAAAAGATTCCGCGTACTAGAGATGATGCAATCAA CACTGATAAACGTTAAGAATGATCAAGGGATAGAATACACGTTACGAGCACTATTAGATCCATGCTCCCAGGAATCATTTATGAGTGAGTCGACCGCACAGACTATGGGGCTTAAACGCACACATGTGAATGGTCACGTGTCTGGTCTCGGTCAAATGAGAACGCCAATACGATTTTCAGTAGATCTTGAAATATCGTCCCGTATTAAACCTGAAAAGACCTTAAGAATTACAACTTACCTGGTCAAAAGAGTCACCAGCATCATGCCATCAGAGAAGTTACCCATCGAGAACTGGAGCCATTTACGAGATTTAGAACTGGCAGATCCAACATATTATCAACCAGGTCACATCGATATCCTACTTGGAGTTGATGTTTATAATGAGATGATCCTAACGGACTTGAGAAAGGGCAATCCTGGGTCTCCTATAGCTTTGCAAACGCACCTGGGATGGATTATATCGGGAAAGGTGAATATCGATGAAGACAACAAAGATAAACCGTTCGTGAGCATGCACTTAAATATGGAACTTAATACCATGCTACGAAGATTTTGGGAGCTAGAGACTACAGAAGAAGAGAAGGAGACAATGACAGCAGAAGAGATAAGAGCCGAAGAAATTTACGAAAAGACAACCAAGAGAGAAGAAGACGGTCGTTACATAGTAGAACTGCCATTTAGAAGAGAACCACCAATCCTACCAAGCAACTCACGTGAaatcgcaatcaaaagatgGAATTCATTAGAAAACAGACTAGAGAAATCATCACAGTTAAAGAGAGACTACAATCAAGTTATTGAAGAGTATTTGGCATTAAACCACTTAGAGAAAATAGACAAAGAGACAAGGTCGGAGAACTGCGTGTACCTTCCACATCACGCAGTTATTCGTGAAGATAAAGAGACATCCAGAACGAGAGTGGTCTTTGACGCTTCGTGCAAGGGGAATAATGGGGTTTCATTAAATGATGAGCTGCTTATTGGACCTCAACTTATAGAAGAACTCAGATCAATAATGTTACGATGGAGAAAACACAGAATCGCGTTTGTCGCGGACATAGAGAAAATGTACCGGCAAATTAGAATACAACAGAATCAAACAGACTATCAACGGATCGTTTGGAGGTCAGATCCAACCGAGCCTCTTGGAGAGTATAGATTATTGACGGTAACATTCGGAACATCGTGTGCGCCATATTTGGCGGTAAAGACTTTAAGACGTGTAGCGATTGACGAAGGATCAAACTGCCCAGAAGcaaaacgaataatattacAAGATTTCTATATGGATGATCTTTTGTCAGGGAAAGACAATCTCGAAGAAGCTATCGAAGTACAAAGAGAAATAACAAGAATCTTGAAGTTAGGAGGATTTAAACTGCAAAAATGGTGTTCCAACAGTACAGATTTTATGAAAGAATTAAAAGACAAAGAAAATTCAGAGGAAACAAATAGGACCGAGAtacaaataaaagagaaaatcaAGACGTTGGGAATAACGTGGGAAGTTAAAGAAGACAAACTGACCATTTTAAATCAATTGAAAGACACGGAAGAGACAAATTTTACCAAAAGAAGAGTCCTAGCTGATATAGCTTCCTTATTCGATCCTATGGGGTGGATTGCACCGGCAATAATAATTGCAAAGATTCTCATGCAGAAGATGTGGAGAGAAGGAATCGATTGGGATGAAGAATTACCTGAGAAATTACAAGGCGAATGGTTGCAATTCAAAAGGGAATTACCTGAGTTGAAGAAGGTCAAATTGAACCGCTGGATCCACACCAGTCAAGAATCTTATTTAGAACTGCATGGATTTGCAGACGCATCTGCATCAGCTTACGCCGCAGTAATTTATGCCAGAGTTGTCAACGGAAGCGGagaagtcaaagtatctttgcTCTCAGCAAAAACCAAGGTCTCCCCAATAAAATTGGTTTCATTACCCCGATTAGAGTTGTGCGCAGCTACACTTTTGAGTAAACACCTGAAACAGATAGCAAAAACGCTCAAGGTAGACAGGATAAAAGGTAGAAAGGATGTATACGCGTGGTCTGATTCCCAGGTAGTATTGGCTTGGATACATGGAGACCCTATGAGATGGAAACCGTTCGTGAAGAACAGGGTCGTTGAGATCATTGAAACCATTGAGCCAGCCAGATGGTTTTACGTAAATACGAAACATAATCCAGCTGATCCAGCCTCAAGAGGGGTAATGCCGATGAAGTTACTCGCGATGGAATTATGGTGGAACGGACCTGAAATgctgaaaaagaaagaaatagaatTAGTTAGAGGAAAGATAATAGACACTGCATTGGAAAAGAAGAAATCAATAGTGACAGCACTCATCATAAATCAAACAGAAAATGAAGAGAAACTTACCCTGTTAAAACGATACTCCACGATCGATAAACTT GTCGTCTTGGTAATTACCGCTCTGGACAAACAGGAATTGGAGCGccattaa
- the LOC141432971 gene encoding DNA polymerase epsilon catalytic subunit 1-like: MSTITLLRRNLLRLLGVGEFSAAAEWHDPCATCVLSEVICKVCNLCRDLDLCRETNVNTDGDVPVCVCQCGAPYDSQELEWRLTEAMNRRAMAYTLQDLICARCHQVKRDNLSTVCDCAGDFSLLMPVKEVLTQLETFKSIAEYYKMPLLLEQIDFHLNNM, translated from the exons ATGTCgact ATAACGCTCCTCCGACGCAACTTGCTGCGGCTACTAGGCGTAGGAGAGTTCAGCGCGGCGGCGGAGTGGCACGACCCGTGCGCCACGTGCGTACTCAGCGAGGTCATCTGCAAGGTGTGCAACCTGTGCCGGGACCTCGACCTGTGCCGCGAGACTAACGTCAACACCGACGGCGACGT TCCGGTGTGCGTGTGCCAGTGCGGCGCGCCGTACGACAGCCAGGAGCTGGAGTGGCGGCTCACGGAGGCCATGAATCGGCGCGCCATGGCCTATACTCTGCAGGACCTCATCTGCGCGCGCTGCCACCAG GTGAAGCGTGACAACTTATCAACAGTCTGTGACTGTGCCGGAGACTTCAGCCTGCTCATGCCAGTCAAGGAGGTGCTCACTCAACTGGAGACATTCAAGTCTATCGCAGAATACTACAAGATGCCACTGCTACTAGAACAAATTGATTTTCATCTGAATAACATGTGA